From Streptomyces sp. SAI-135:
GCATCAATTAGGCACACCTAACGTGGAGGGCCGACCCGGTCCCATCCCCCGGGGGCGACACCCCTGTGGGACCGACCCGACCGAAGGAGTCCCCCACATGACCGGACGCCTGAACAGCGCCCAGCCATACGCCCTCGGCCTCTACCGCATCGTCGTCGGCCTGCTCTTCCTCTGTCATGGCGCCGCCTCCCTCTTCGGGGTCCTCGGCGGCGCCCAGGGCACCGAGGGCGGCACGCTGGAGACGGGCACCTGGCCCGGCTGGTACGCGGCAGTGATCCAGCTCGTCTGCGGCGGCCTCGTCCTGCTCGGCCTCGGCACACGCGCCGCGGCGTTCCTCGCCGCGGGATCCATGGCGTACGCCTACTTCAAGGTGCACCAGCCGATGGCCCTGTGGCCCATGGAGAACGGCGGCGAGGCCGCGGCGATGTTCAGCTGGGCCTTCCTGCTGCTGGTCTTCACCGGGTCCGGCGCGTTCGGACTGGACCGGCTGCTCACGAAGCGCTCGGCG
This genomic window contains:
- a CDS encoding DoxX family protein, with amino-acid sequence MTGRLNSAQPYALGLYRIVVGLLFLCHGAASLFGVLGGAQGTEGGTLETGTWPGWYAAVIQLVCGGLVLLGLGTRAAAFLAAGSMAYAYFKVHQPMALWPMENGGEAAAMFSWAFLLLVFTGSGAFGLDRLLTKRSAQERKPAAEPVAV